A genome region from Bufo gargarizans isolate SCDJY-AF-19 chromosome 2, ASM1485885v1, whole genome shotgun sequence includes the following:
- the LOC122925635 gene encoding olfactory receptor 1G1-like, translating to MCMALNPKKVIRKLMENQTSIENFEIVAFYYLEKNRPVFFALFFFIYLIGLLGNIIIIITVITDVSLHKPMYIFLTNSSSVDIIFTSSTLPKLMDILLTGNNSISFVECFAQMCLYTFAACTEDMLLSFMAYDRYVAICKPLYYHMIMNRRNYMLVLVSIWISTAVDSLFLTLTIYQMNICHSNKIQQFFCELKAFDRILCNSTKLHLIIVAEVIIGLILFLLSLISYIKIISLVLSISSTTGQKKAFSTCTSHLTVLGMFYGAGMCMYLKPPSEQLEEQDLVLSTLFSAVTPMLNPIMYSLRNEEVKLSIKKIITLK from the coding sequence ATGTGCATGGCCCTAAATCCAAAGAAAGTCATCAGGAAATTGATGGAGAACCAAACAAGTATTGAGAATTTTGAGATTGTGGCTTTCTACTACTTAGAAAAGAACCGTCCTGTTTTTTTTGCTCTATTTTTCTTCATCTACTTGATCGGATTACTAGGTAACATCATAATAATCATAACTGTCATCACTGATGTGTCACTACATAAGCCCATGTACATCTTTCTAACCAACTCATCTTCTGTGGACATTATTTTCACGTCATCGACTCTGCCGAAACTGATGGACATCTTACTCACCGGAAACAACTCAATATCCTTTGTAGAATGCTTCGCCCAAATGTGTTTGTACACATTTGCTGCTTGTACGGAGGACATGCTTCTGTCTTTTATGGCCTATGACCGATATGTGGCCATCTGTAAACCCTTATATTATCATATGATTATGAACAGGAGGAATTATATGTTGGTTCTTGTGAGTATATGGATTTCAACTGCTGTTGATAGCTTGTTTCTTACTCTGACCATTTATCAGATGAATATATGCCATTCTAATAAAATACAACAGTTCTTCTGTGAGCTCAAGGCTTTCGACAGAATTCTTTGCAACAGCACTAAACTTCATCTCATCATCGTTGCGGAGGTCATAATTGGGCTCATCTTATTTCTTCTTAGTTTAATATCATACATCAAAATAATATCTCTTGTTCTGAGCATTTCTTCCACAACGGGTCAGAAGAAAGCCTTCTCCACTTGCACCTCACACCTTACTGTCTTGGGTATGTTCTACGGGGCCGGTATGTGCATGTACCTAAAGCCTCCATCAGAACAGCTAGAGGAACAGGACTTGGTTTTATCAACGCTGTTCTCGGCAGTGACCCCCATGTTAAATCCAATTATGTACAGCCTAAGGAATGAGGAGGTAAAGTTGTCCATAAAGAAAATAATTACCTTGAAATAG